In Terriglobus aquaticus, the genomic window TGAAAGGCATACCGCCGATGACGGCGGGGCTGCCGCGCATCGAGGTCAAGTTCCTGATCGATGCCAACGGCATTCTGCAGGTAAGCGCGCGCGAACAGCGCAGCGGCACCGAATCGCAAGTAGAGGTAAAGCCCAGCTACGGCCTGACCGACGAGCAGGTTGAGACGATGATCCTCGACAGCTTCGACAACGCCGAGGCCGACCTGAGCGAACGCCAGGTGATCGAGGCAAAGAACGAAGCGCAGACGATCCTGGACGCCGTGCAGAAAGGCGAGAAGCACCCGGCGTGGCAGCAGCTCAGCTTCAACGAGATCCAGGACATTAAGGCCGCGGTGCTGGAGCTGGAAGCAAGCGTCAAGGGCGGCGATTACAAGATCATCCGTCGCGGCATTGAAACTCTCGACAAGCACACTCGGCGCTTCGCCGAGTTGATGATGGACTCCGCCGTATCCTCGGCTCTGACCGGCCAGACGATGAACGCGGCGGGCGAGTCCATGGGCGATGGCCCGAGTGCGCCACACCCGTTTGCACCCGCGCAGATTGAGGAAACGAAAAAGCCGGAGTAACTGTTGCACCGCGTGTCTCATGTTGACGCGACGGCATAACCGTTCCGTCACACAGGACACCATCTCACTGCTTGTATGCCGCACTGCATGGCAGCGCGGCAAGGAGAGTGTGATGGCAAAGATCCAAAGCGTGCAGCAGTTGACCACGGTCGCAATGAGCTATGTGCTCGACATGGAAGAGAAGATTGCGGAGGCCGCGCCCAAGTGGGCCGAAGCCGCGTCCGATCCTGACCTGAAGCAACTGTTCGGCAAGACCGCAACCAAGAGCAAGGAATACGCGCAGCGCGTGGAGCAGGCATTTGGCAAGCTGGGCAGCCAGGTGGAGCGCAATGACAACCACGTGACGGCCGCAATGCTGCACGAGGTGGACGGCATGATCCAGAACACCGATGCCGGTCCCATTCGCGACTCGGCACTGATCGTTGCGGCGAACCAGCAGCAGCTCTTCCGCGTGGCGTCGTACGGTTCCATCGAGAGCTATGCCAAGGTGATCGGAAAGCAGGACGCGGTCAGCGAGATCAAGGCATCGCTGGAAGACAGCAAGGGTGGCGACCAGAAGTTCACGGAACTTGCGGAAAGCAAAATCAACCAACAGGCGGCCGAAGCGGGACAGCAGATGGCGAACGCGTAATATCCCCGCGCAAAGCACGAAGGCGAGCCGCATTGGCTCGCCTTTTCCTGTTCACATAGCGTTTCGTTACTCGCCCTTGTAATCCACAAACAGATCCGGGTAGGTCGCTTTCAGCGACTTGATCTTGGGCACATCGCATACCTGGATGTACGGGTTGTCGGGATTGCGCAGCGCGTAGTCCTGGTGGTAGTCCTCCGCACGGTAAAAGCCGTTCAGCGGGGTCACTTGCGTGACGATCGGCGCGTTGAACAAGTGCGCGGCATTCAGTTGCGCGATGTAGGCCTTCGCGATCCCCTGCTGCTGAGGATTGGAAAAGAAGATGGCCGAGCGGTAGCTTGTACCCTCATCCGGCCCCTGCCGGTTCAACTGCGTGGGATCGTGTGCGACCGAGAAGAAGATGCGCAGCAGACCGCCGTACGTGATGACGGACGGATCGTACGTCACCTTCACCGATTCGGCATGGCCCGTCGTCTCTGTGGTCACCTGGTCGTAGGTCGCGGTCTCTTTTGACCCGCCGGAGTAACCCACCTCGGTTGCCGTCACGCCCTTTACCCGTTCAAACACGGACTGCGTGCCCCAGAAGCATCCGCCGGCGAAGACCGCGGTCTGCAGCGGCTCTTTCGCCAAGGGCGTGTCGTGCTGCGGCAGCGGGAACTTGCGGACGGCAGAGCTGGCTGCTGATGCGCCTGCAACGGGCGCGGCATGGCAGCCGGTTAGCGGCAGAAGCACAGCACAGGCGAGCAGGGCGGAGCGAACGGCGTTCATACCCATTGGACTCGGTCGCAACCCGCGCGGGTGCACGCAAGACTCGCGTTCGCAAGCAGGACTCGATGCGATGTTTACGGTATGCAAAGAGGCGGACCGTTAGACCATCGCCGCAGAACCGCTCAGTCGCGCTCGCGCCGGTAGTCCCCGCTCTTGCCGCCGCTCTTACTCAGCAAAACGATCTCCCGGATACGAATGCCCTTATCCAGCGCCTTGGTCATGTCGTACACGGTCAACGCAGCGACGCTCGCCGCGGTCATGGCCTCCATCTCTACGCCGGTGCCGGCCACGGTCGCGGCGGTGGCGCGAATGCGGACGCCGCCTCCGGTGCGCAGCAGCTCGGCAGGGTGGACAACAGTCGCTTCCACGTCGATGAAGCTAAGCGGCAGCGGGTGGCACATGGGGATGAGGTCGGCAGTTTTCTTGGCAGCCATGATGCCCGCGAAGCGCGCGACCTCCAGCGGATTGCCCTTGGGGTTCTGCGGCAACGCAGCGAGTACCTCGGCGTTGAGTTCAACGAAGGCCTCGGCCACGGCCTCGCGCCGTGTGGCGGACTTCGCGCTCACGTCGACCATGTAGGCCTCGCCCGCGGCGTTGTAGTGGCTCAGGCTTGTGGGTGCTCCAGCCGGTGCTGCGGATTTCTTGCTCACAGGTCCTCCCCGCGCATCATGCGCATGCCGATCAGCAGCAGAGCCACATCGGCCACGATCCAAGGCCAGCGCGGGCTCGCGATGCGGTGGTTGTAGATGCTGCCGCGCGACAGCAGAAAGCCGCCCAGGATCACCAGGACGGGCGCGAAGACAGCCAACGCCACAAGAGCACGGCCAAAGGACGCACGACGTATGCCGGCACGCACCGCGCCCGCACGGGTCTGCTCGTCTCTTGCGGCATTGTCCTTTTCGGGTCTCACACTGCCAGCGTATCGCAGCCACGGCAGTAACTTTCTCGGGCAAACCTGCGTCTCCACACGTGTGCGCCCGCTCGTTGCTTCCGTGCTTGCTTCCGCGCTGCTGCCCGTACGCGTCGCCGCGACACAGCAGATCCGGACGGCAGCGCAGACGGGAATCCCTTCGCGCATCCAGATCCTTGCTCCTGCAGCGAC contains:
- a CDS encoding YciE/YciF ferroxidase family protein; its protein translation is MAKIQSVQQLTTVAMSYVLDMEEKIAEAAPKWAEAASDPDLKQLFGKTATKSKEYAQRVEQAFGKLGSQVERNDNHVTAAMLHEVDGMIQNTDAGPIRDSALIVAANQQQLFRVASYGSIESYAKVIGKQDAVSEIKASLEDSKGGDQKFTELAESKINQQAAEAGQQMANA
- the msrA gene encoding peptide-methionine (S)-S-oxide reductase MsrA is translated as MGMNAVRSALLACAVLLPLTGCHAAPVAGASAASSAVRKFPLPQHDTPLAKEPLQTAVFAGGCFWGTQSVFERVKGVTATEVGYSGGSKETATYDQVTTETTGHAESVKVTYDPSVITYGGLLRIFFSVAHDPTQLNRQGPDEGTSYRSAIFFSNPQQQGIAKAYIAQLNAAHLFNAPIVTQVTPLNGFYRAEDYHQDYALRNPDNPYIQVCDVPKIKSLKATYPDLFVDYKGE
- the moaC gene encoding cyclic pyranopterin monophosphate synthase MoaC translates to MSKKSAAPAGAPTSLSHYNAAGEAYMVDVSAKSATRREAVAEAFVELNAEVLAALPQNPKGNPLEVARFAGIMAAKKTADLIPMCHPLPLSFIDVEATVVHPAELLRTGGGVRIRATAATVAGTGVEMEAMTAASVAALTVYDMTKALDKGIRIREIVLLSKSGGKSGDYRRERD